The Anopheles merus strain MAF chromosome 2L, AmerM5.1, whole genome shotgun sequence genome has a segment encoding these proteins:
- the LOC121593754 gene encoding glutamate synthase 1 [NADH], chloroplastic isoform X2: MAPPNNECSYEVINNVATATEELAQQRSTENDASKTQMDWETPGAQGLYDPQNEHEACGVGFIVSIEGKPNHKILRDAQTLAIRMNHRGACACDNDTGDGAGVCTSIPHDLYAKELASHGIELPAFGRYATGIFYLDKNSHEEAEKEFNALAESLGVQVIYWRSVPTNQEAVGAVARKSEPLSRQVFVTADVDEETFKRQVFILRKRATHELQRPGRRFYICSLTPKTIVYKGLFTSDQLWEYYLDLKNPDFLTYLALVHTRFSTNTFPSWERAHPLRVLAHNGEINTLRGNVNLMKAREGVMKSEQFGDELKKLYPVVEPNLSDSGSCDCVLEFLTAVGNRSLPEAVMTMVPEAWQNDRTMSQEKRDFYHWSACVMEPWDGPALISFTDGRYIGAILDRNGLRPSRFYVTRDNLLIMASEVGVYDVDPKDVTLKSRLKPGRMLLVDTEQKSLIQDIELKSEIAKSRPHSEWLKEQITMDDIRREAGAITNGSTELAVTNGDTQLAEKKGILDPRLQLYGYTTETIHMLLLPMIKNKKEALGSMGNDAPLACLSAFQPLPYEYFKQLFAQVTNPPIDPFREKIIMSLQCPIGPEANLLVASPSQVHRIWLDNPILSIPDAEVLKRNQHRGWKTKVLDITFPANEGPPGYIGGLRRVCAEAQAAAQNGYQLLVLSDRSASAERAPISSLLALGAVHHHLIETRQRMKVGLIVETAEAREVHHICVLLGYGADAICPYLVFEMAGALRDECVLDPALTDDAIYRAYATAVETGILKVMAKMGISTLQSYKGAQIFEAVGMGADVIDLCFRGTQSRIGGVTLEMLAREGLERHELVHGTNHADAKILRNPGQFHWRAGGEGHINEPGAIAALQEAAVNESKGAYATFRDTTMRSVQLCTLRGQLEFVKGRPRVELSEVEPASEIVKRFATGAMSFGSISLEAHSTLAISMNRIGGKSNTGEGGENADRYMNQDPQHNRRSAIKQVASGRFGVTAAYVANADDLQIKMAQGAKPGEGGELPGYKVSQDIADTRHSVPGVGLISPPPHHDIYSIEDLAELIYDLKCANPKARISVKLVSEVGVGVVASGVAKGKAEHIVISGHDGGTGASSWTGIKSAGLPWELGIAETHQVLVLNDLRSRVVVQADGQLRTGFDVVVAALLGADEFGFSTAPLIVMGCTMMRKCHLNTCPVGIATQDPVLRAKFAGKPEHVINYFFMLAEEIREIMAELGLRRFQELIGRTDLLKVREKASNKASLLDLQMLLKSALDLRPGTNIVGGSLRQDFVLEKRADNELIKQSMGVIEGSEQHKTIAMRINNEERAFSSTLSYEIARRYGDAGLPNGRTINVNLTGSAGQSFGAFLVKGVKMTLHGDANDYVGKSLSGGTIVIRPPEGTTFESHLNVIVGNVCLYGATSGRAFFRGIAAERFCVRNSGVTAVVEGVGDHGCEYMTGGMVVILGLTGRNFAAGMSGGIAYVLDVDGTFRSKVNPGMVELLGLELDEDRQTVKDLLQEFVNETGSEVAKELLSKWPEPCQQFVKVFPYEYQKALAALKEKTVAKAITANGHPKEPQVKDIEESIQDGQLAKKKLDQVLDKTRGFIKYKRETSVYRNAADRQQDWKEVFNFPHVRSNLKVQAARCMECGVPFCQSNSHGCPLGNIIPKWNDLVFNGNWREAINQLLQTNNFPEFTGRVCPAPCEGACVLGISEPAVTIKNIECAIIDHAFEQGWITPQVPRVRTGKRVAVVGSGPAGLAAAQQLNKAGHLVTVFERNDRPGGLLQYGIPTMKLSKEVVQRRLDLMVAEGIEFRCNVHIGRDVMGSQLEQEYDAVLFTTGATWPRDLNLPNRDLKGIHFAMEFLQASQQKLNGSRPDWISAEGKDVIVIGGGDTGCDCIATSLRQGAKSITTFEILPIPSEKRAQDNPWPQWPRIFRVDYGHEEVRVKWGKDPRQYSTTTKEFVSDGNGSIKGVNTVQVEWTKTPTGQWSMKEVPGSEKYYPADLILLAMGFLGPEKQAPNEMNLELDGRGNIKTTVGMYGTANPKVFAAGDCRRGQSLVVWAISEGRQAARQIDTYLMGKPSALPGPGGVIDTTRSPIAVNA; this comes from the exons GGCTTCTCATGGCATTGAGCTTCCAGCATTTGGCCGCTATGCAACGGGTATCTTCTATCTGGACAAGAACTCGCACGAGGAAGCGGAAAAGGAGTTTAACGCTCTGGCTGAAAGCCTCGGCGTTCAGGTGATCTACTGGCGCAGCGTTCCTACCAACCAGGAGGCGGTCGGTGCCGTCGCCCGCAAGAGCGAGCCCCTGTCCCGCCAGGTCTTTGTAACTGCTGACGTTGATGAGGAAACATTTAAGCGACAG GTATTCATTTTGCGCAAGCGTGCCACGCACGAGCTGCAGCGCCCGGGTCGCCGGTTCTACATCTGCTCGCTGACACCGAAAACGATCGTCTACAAGGGCTTGTTCACGTCCGACCAGCTGTGGGAGTACTATCTGGACCTGAAGAATCCCGACTTTCTCACCTATCTGGCGCTGGTGCACACGCGCTTCAGCACCAACACGTTCCCGTCCTGGGAGCGTGCCCATCCGCTGCGCGTGTTGGCGCACAATGGTGAAATCAATACGCTGCGCGGTAACGTCAACCTGATGAAGGCTCGCGAAGGTGTCATGAAGAGCGAGCAGTTCGGGGACGAGCTGAAGAAGCTCTATCCGGTCGTCGAACCGAACCTGTCCGATTCCGGTTCGTGCGATTGTGTGCTCGAGTTTTTGACCGCAGTCGGAAATCGTTCACTGCCGGAG GCCGTCATGACGATGGTACCGGAAGCGTGGCAGAACGACCGTACAATGTCGCAGGAAAAGCGCGACTTCTACCACTGGTCCGCTTGCGTGATGGAGCCATGGGACGGCCCGGCACTGATTTCGTTCACCGACGGGCGCTACATCGGTGCCATCCTCGATCGTAACGGGTTGCGCCCGTCCCGCTTCTACGTGACCCGGGACAATCTGCTGATCATGGCCTCGGAAGTCGGCGTTTACGACGTAGATCCCAAAGACGTTACGCTAAAG AGCCGTTTGAAGCCGGGCCGTATGCTGCTGGTGGACACGGAGCAAAAGTCGCTGATCCAGGACATCGAGCTGAAGTCGGAAATTGCCAAATCCCGTCCACACAGCGAATGGCTGAAGGAGCAG ATCACAATGGATGACATTCGTCGCGAGGCAGGCGCTATCACGAACGGTTCGACCGAGTTGGCCGTTACCAACGGTGACACTCAGCTGGCCGAAAAGAAGGGCATTTTGGATCCAAGGCTGCAGCTGTACGGCTACACGACGGAAACGATccacatgctgctgctgccgatgatCAAGAACAAGAAGGAAGCGCTCGGTTCCATGGGTAACGATGCGCCGCTTGCCTGTCTGTCCGCGTTCCAACCGTTGCCGTACGAGTACTTCAAGCAGCTGTTTGCGCAGGTCACCAATCCACCGATTGATCCATTCCG TGAGAAAATCATCATGTCGCTCCAGTGCCCGATCGGGCCAGAGGCAAACCTGCTGGTGGCCTCCCCGTCGCAAGTCCATCGCATCTGGTTGGACAATCCGATCCTAAGCATTCCGGACGCGGAAGTGCTGAAGCGCAACCAGCACCGCGGTTGGAAAACGAAAGTGCTCGACATTACATTCCCTGCGAACGAGGGTCCACCGGGCTACATAGGCGGGCTGCGACGCGTCTGCGCCGAGGCGCAAGCGGCCGCCCAAAACGGGTAccagctgctggtgctgtcGGATCGTAGTGCGAGCGCGGAGCGGGCACCGATCTCGTCGCTGCTTGCCCTCGGTGCGGTCCATCATCATCTGATCGAGACGCGCCAGCGCATGAAGGTTGGCCTGATCGTGGAGACGGCTGAGGCGCGTGAGGTGCACCATATTTGTGTGCTGCTCGGGTACGGTGCGGATGCCATCTGTCCGTATCTGGTGTTCGAGATGGCCGGAGCGCTACGCGACGAGTGCGTGCTGGATCCGGCCCTGACGGACGACGCTATCTACCGGGCGTACGCAACCGCGGTCGAGACGGGCATCCTGAAGGTGATGGCCAAGATGGGCATCTCGACGCTGCAGTCGTACAAGGGGGCGCAGATCTTCGAAGCGGTCGGTATGGGCGCGGACGTGATTGATTTGTGCTTCCGCGGAACGCAGTCGCGCATTGGCGGCGTTACGCTGGAGATGCTGGCAAGGGAGGGCCTGGAGCGGCACGAGCTGGTGCACGGTACGAACCACGCGGACGCGAAGATTCTGCGGAATCCGGGACAGTTCCATTGGCGCGCCGGCGGGGAGGGCCACATCAACGAGCCGGGCGCAATTGCGGCCCTGCAGGAGGCGGCCGTGAACGAGAGTAAGGGTGCATACGCAACGTTCCGCGACACGACGATGCGCAGTGTGCAGCTGTGTACGCTGCGCGGCCAGCTGGAGTTTGTGAAGGGCCGTCCGCGGGTTGAGCTGTCCGAGGTGGAGCCGGCGAGCGAGATTGTGAAGCGGTTCGCGACAGGTGCGATGAGCTTTGGCAGCATTTCGCTCGAAGCGCACAGCACGCTGGCCATTTCGATGAATCGTATTGGCGGTAAGAGCAACACGGGCGAGGGTGGCGAGAATGCGGATCGGTACATGAACCAGGACCCGCAGCATAACCGTCGGTCGGCGATTAAGCAGGTTGCCTCGGGGCGGTTCGGTGTGACGGCCGCGTACGTCGCGAATGCGGACGATCTGCAGATCAAGATGGCGCAGGGCGCCAAGCCGGGTGAGGGTGGTGAGCTGCCCGGGTACAAGGTGTCGCAGGACATTGCGGACACGCGCCACTCGGTGCCGGGGGTGGGCTTGATTTCACCGCCGCCCCATCACGACATCTACTCGATCGAGGATTTGGCCGAGCTGATTTACGATCTGAAGTGTGCGAATCCGAAGGCGCGCATCAGCGTGAAGCTCGTGTCGGAggtgggtgtgggtgtggtCGCGTCCGGCGTGGCGAAGGGTAAGGCGGAGCACATCGTCATCTCGGGGCATGATGGCGGCACTGGCGCTAGCAGCTGGACCGGCATCAAATCTGCCGGTCTGCCGTGGGAGCTTGGAATTGCTGAAACGCACCAGGTGCTCGTGCTGAACGACCTTCGCTCGAG AGTGGTCGTGCAAGCTGACGGACAGCTGCGCACGGGCTTCGACGTCGTGGTGGCGGCACTGCTCGGTGCGGACGAGTTTGGCTTCAGTACCGCGCCGCTGATCGTGATGGGCTGCACGATGATGCGCAAGTGTCATCTGAACACGTGCCCGGTCGGCATTGCGACGCAGGATCCGGTGCTGCGAGCCAAGTTTGCCGGCAAACCGGAGCACGTGATCAACTACTTCTTCATGCTGGCGGAAGAGATCCGCGAGATCATGGCCGAGCTGGGGCTGCGCCGGTTCCAGGAGCTGATCGGCCGCACCGATCTGTTGAAAGTGCGCGAAAAGGCGTCGAACAAGGCGTCCCTGCTGGACCTGCAGATGCTGCTCAAGAGCGCGCTGGACCTGCGCCCCGGCACCAACATTGTCGGTGGTTCGCTGCGGCAGGACTTTGTGCTGGAGAAGCGTGCCGATAACGAGCTGATCAAGCAGTCGATGGGTGTGATCGAGGGCAGCGAGCAGCACAAGACGATCGCGATGCGGATCAACAACGAGGAGCGTGCGTTCTCCAGCACGCTCAGCTACGAGATCGCTCGCCGCTACGGTGATGCGGGCCTGCCGAACGGGCGCACGATCAACGTCAACCTGACCGGATCGGCGGGTCAGAGCTTCGGTGCGTTCCTGGTGAAGGGCGTCAAGATGACGCTGCACGGCGATGCGAACGATTACGTAGGCAAAAGCCTTTCGGGCGGCACGATCGTGATTCGTCCGCCGGAGGGCACCACGTTCGAGTCGCACCTGAACGTGATCGTGGGCAACGTGTGCCTGTACGGTGCCACCTCCGGGCGGGCCTTCTTCCGGGGCATTGCGGCCGAGCGGTTCTGTGTGCGCAACTCGGGCGTCACCGCCGTGGTGGAGGGTGTCGGCGACCATGGCTGCGAGTACATGACCGGCGGTATGGTCGTCATTCTGGGGCTGACCGGGCGCAACTTTGCCGCCGGCATGTCGGGCGGTATCGCGTACGTGCTCGACGTGGACGGCACGTTCCGCTCGAAGGTAAACCCGGGCATGGTGGAGCTGCTCGGGCTGGAGCTGGACGAGGACCGGCAGACGGTGAAGGATCTGCTGCAGGAGTTTGTCAACGAAACCGGCTCGGAGGTGGCGAAGGAGCTGCTGTCCAAGTGGCCGGAACCGTGCCAGCAGTTCGTGAAGGTGTTCCCGTACGAGTACCAGAAGGCGCTGGCGGCGCTGAAGGAGAAGACGGTCGCGAAGGCCATCACGGCGAACGGGCACCCGAAGGAGCCGCAGGTGAAGGACATCGAGGAGTCGATCCAGGACGGGCAGCTGGCGAAGAAGAAGCTCGACCAGGTGCTGGACAAGACGCGCGGCTTCATCAAGTACAAGCGCGAAACGTCCGTATACCGGAACGCGGCCGACCGCCAGCAGGACTGGAAGGAGGTGTTCAACTTCCCGCACGTGCGCTCCAACCTGAAGGTGCAGGCGGCCCGCTGCATGGAGTGTGGCGTCCCGTTCTGCCAGTCGAACTCGCACGGCTGCCCGCTCGGCAACATCATCCCGAAGTGGAACGATCTGGTGTTTAACGGCAACTGGCGCGAGGCCATCAATCAGCTGCTGCAGACGAACAACTTCCCCGAGTTTACGGGGCGCGTCTGTCCGGCACCGTGCGAGGGCGCCTGCGTGCTCGGCATCTCGGAGCCGGCCGTTACGATCAAAAACATTGAGTGTGCGATCATCGATCATGCGTTCGAGCAGGGCTGGATTACGCCGCAGGTGCCGCGCGTGCGCACGGGCAAGCGGGTCGCGGTCGTGGGATCGGGCCCGGCCGGGCTGGCCGCCGCTCAGCAGCTGAACAAGGCGGGCCATCTGGTGACGGTGTTCGAGCGCAACGACCGGCCGGGCGGGCTGCTGCAGTACGGCATTCCGACCATGAAGCTGTCGAAGGAGGTGGTCCAGCGTCGGCTCGATCTGATGGTGGCGGAGGGCATTGAGTTCCGGTGCAACGTGCACATTGGGCGCGACGTGATGGGCTCGCAGCTGGAGCAGGAGTACGACGCGGTACTGTTCACGACCGGTGCGACCTGGCCGCGCGATCTGAACCTGCCGAACCGCGACCTGAAGGGCATCCACTTTGCGATGGAGTTCCTGCAGGCGAGCCAGCAGAAGCTGAACGGCTCCCGGCCGGACTGGATCTCGGCCGAGGGTAAGGACGTGATCGTGATCGGTGGTGGCGACACCGGGTGCGATTGTATCGCGACGTCGCTGCGCCAGGGCGCGAAATCGATTACCACGTTCGAGATTTTGCCCATTCCGTCGGAAAAGCGCGCCCAGGACAATCCGTGGCCCCAGTGGCCGCGCATCTTCCG CGTCGACTACGGCCACGAGGAGGTGCGCGTGAAGTGGGGCAAGGATCCACGCCAGTATTCTACCACTACGAAAGAGTTTGTTAGCGATGGCAACGGAAGCATTAAGGGCGTCAACACGGTGCAGGTCGAGTGGACGAAAACGCCCACCGGCCAGTGGAGCATGAAGGAGGTGCCCGGCTCGGAGAAGTACTACCCGGCGGACCTGATCCTACTGGCGATGGGCTTCCTGGGCCCGGAGAAGCAGGCGCCCAATGAAATGA ATCTGGAACTGGACGGTCGGGGCAACATTAAGACGACGGTCGGCATGTACGGTACGGCAAATCCGAAGGTCTTCGCTGCGGGCGACTGTCGCCGCGGCCAGTCGCTGGTCGTGTGGGCAATCTCCGAAGGACGGCAGGCCGCGCGCCAGATCGACACGTATCTGATGGGCAAACCGAGCGCCCTCCCCGGACCGGGCGGTGTCATCGATACCACCCGCTCGCCGATCGCTGTGAACGCGTAA